A portion of the Corynebacterium jeikeium genome contains these proteins:
- a CDS encoding HNH endonuclease — protein MVSSMLANRRFRSPLQGLALLIGAATILSGCTAPTAPTPESQSYSPAPAPAFTPEPEEPAPEIPEAPHTPAAPDTPAPGTSPIDGIRSALNQLEVKGRAPKTGYARDEFGQRWSDDVSAEFGHNGCDTRNDILNRDLINKEYKPNSHDCVVLSGQLLDPYTGTMIEFQRGRDTSSAVQIDHVVALSDAWQKGAQQLPPEVRQDFANDPLNLLAVDGPANQQKRDSDAASWVPANKPFRCQYVARQVAVKQKYHLWLTQAEYDAIDRWLSTCTPEDEPALAALTLN, from the coding sequence ATGGTTAGCTCCATGCTCGCCAACCGTCGTTTCCGCTCGCCACTGCAGGGCCTCGCCCTCCTTATCGGCGCAGCGACAATCCTCAGCGGCTGCACGGCCCCCACAGCCCCCACTCCAGAGAGCCAGTCATACAGCCCGGCACCGGCACCCGCATTTACGCCCGAGCCAGAGGAACCCGCGCCCGAGATTCCCGAAGCGCCCCACACCCCCGCCGCCCCGGACACCCCAGCGCCCGGCACATCGCCTATCGACGGCATCCGTAGCGCCCTCAACCAGCTGGAGGTAAAAGGGCGCGCACCGAAAACCGGCTATGCGCGCGATGAGTTCGGGCAACGTTGGAGCGACGACGTCTCTGCCGAGTTTGGGCACAACGGATGTGACACGCGAAACGATATTTTGAATCGTGACCTTATTAATAAGGAGTACAAACCAAATAGCCACGATTGCGTCGTGCTTTCAGGGCAATTACTGGATCCCTATACCGGCACGATGATTGAGTTCCAGCGTGGCCGCGATACCTCTTCTGCCGTTCAAATCGACCATGTCGTAGCCTTAAGCGACGCCTGGCAAAAGGGGGCACAGCAACTCCCGCCCGAGGTTCGGCAGGACTTTGCCAATGACCCCCTCAACCTCTTGGCCGTCGATGGCCCCGCCAATCAACAGAAGCGGGATAGCGATGCCGCATCCTGGGTACCCGCCAATAAGCCATTTCGCTGCCAGTATGTCGCTCGCCAGGTGGCAGTAAAACAGAAATACCACCTGTGGCTCACACAGGCGGAGTACGATGCCATCGACCGTTGGCTCTCTACCTGCACACCAGAGGATGAGCCCGCACTTGCCGCCCTAACCCTGAATTAG
- a CDS encoding glutamate synthase large subunit, with the protein MTLTETATTLPRGPQREGLYHPSNEHDACGVAFVADIYGRQTHDIVEKGIQALVNLDHRGAAGAEKTTGDGAGILIQVPDAYYRAELSKEGVILPPAGTYATGIAFLPQSRMATLDAIRAIEDICAEEGIEILAWRDVPINADGLGQMARQAMPVLRQLFVTAKNYEGRQLSDIDLDRKMFFLRKRCERELGEQGAGEGSGGDTVYFPSLSSRTIVYKGMLTTPQLKDFYLDLQQKEVTSALAIVHSRFSTNTFPSWPLAHPYRYVAHNGEINTVRGNENWMRARESLIRSGKLGNIDRALPVCDPNGSDTARFDEALELLHLGGRSLPHAVMMMVPQAWEHDDNLSPQVRAFYEYHACLMEPWDGPAAICFTDGQVIGATLDRNGLRPGRIWVTDEGLVVMASEAGVLDIPPEQIVQRTRVQPGRMFLVDMKAGRIIEDKEIKSTLAATGPYEEWIKEGLVDITDLPRERYQYMPHARAVLRQRVFGITEEDVDLIIRPMALTGAEGLGSMGSDTPIAALSNRPRMLFDFFSQRFAQVTNPPLDSLREKSITSMNTLLGAETNILEPTADAARRIRLEHPILDNHDFVTLCQAGKNEEYSEFRAEVISGLYPVARGGRGLRNAIRRVRREVSEAIDRGARLIVLSDRESNERFAPIPSLLLTSAVHHHLVEERTRTRASLIIEAGDAREVHHMAMLLGFGADAINPYMTFETIDELRMKDQLGALTLDQACSNYCKAASKGVLKVMSKMGIASLQSYRGAQLADTVGLSQEFLDEYFTGAVSPLEGIGLDEVAEDVAARHRSAFLPRPEEQAHRELDLGGEYKWRREGEYHLFNPETIYTLQHATRTGQYAVFRDYTNKVDEQTKQLATLRGMLEFASDREPIDIEEVEPVSSIVKRFSTGAMSYGSISAEAHETLAIAMNRLGAMSNSGEGGEDPDRFEMEANGDWKRSAIKQVASGRFGVTSHYLSNCTDIQIKMAQGAKPGEGGQLPPNKVYPWIAEVRITTPGVGLISPPPHHDIYSIEDLAQLIYDLKNANPRARIHVKLVSEQGVGTVAAGVSKAHADVVLISGHDGGTGASPLTSLKHAGGPWELGLAETQQTLMLNGLRDRIRVQCDGQLKTGRDVVVAMLLGAEEFGFATAPLVVEGCVMMRVCHLDTCPVGIATQNPKLRSKFTGRAEHVVNFFTFIAQQVREYLAELGFRTIDEAVGHAECLRPRKDLDNLPRVAKLDLERILHVAESPFFADQDSYCTKAQDHGLEGALDERLIDEAQPALRTARANGLAPTPVSLHHAISNVNRSVGTRLGYEVTKVAGKQGLADDSIVVNLLGSAGNSLGAFLPAGVTIKLEGDANDFVGKGLCGGKIVVRPSRSAPPTADVATDTIAGNVIGFGATSGEIFVRGTVGERFCVRNSGATAVVEGIGNHGCEYMTGGRVVVAGPVGHNFGAGMSGGIAYLLDNEATRANINTELVDIVPLDDEDISWLEATLSKHRKLTGSKTRFPAAQFIKIMPRDYARILDVVAKAKDNDADINEAIMEAVTNG; encoded by the coding sequence ATGACTCTGACCGAAACAGCGACCACATTGCCTCGTGGTCCTCAGAGGGAAGGTCTCTACCACCCGTCGAACGAACATGATGCGTGTGGCGTGGCCTTTGTTGCCGACATTTACGGTCGCCAGACCCATGACATTGTGGAAAAGGGCATCCAGGCACTGGTCAACCTCGACCACCGCGGTGCCGCCGGCGCTGAGAAGACCACCGGCGACGGTGCCGGCATTCTCATTCAGGTTCCGGATGCCTACTACCGCGCTGAGCTGAGTAAAGAAGGCGTCATTTTGCCGCCGGCTGGCACCTACGCCACCGGTATTGCGTTCCTGCCGCAGTCGCGCATGGCCACTCTCGATGCCATCCGGGCTATTGAGGACATCTGCGCCGAAGAGGGCATCGAGATCTTGGCATGGCGCGATGTGCCGATTAACGCTGACGGGCTTGGCCAGATGGCTCGCCAGGCTATGCCGGTGCTGCGTCAGCTCTTCGTTACCGCGAAGAACTACGAGGGGCGTCAGCTCAGCGATATTGATCTCGACCGCAAGATGTTCTTCCTGCGTAAGCGCTGCGAGCGTGAGCTGGGTGAACAGGGCGCTGGCGAGGGCTCTGGTGGCGACACCGTGTACTTCCCGTCGCTGTCCAGCCGCACGATCGTCTACAAGGGCATGCTGACTACTCCGCAGCTGAAGGATTTCTACCTTGACCTGCAGCAGAAGGAAGTCACTTCCGCGCTCGCCATCGTGCACTCACGCTTTTCCACGAACACTTTCCCGTCCTGGCCGCTGGCACACCCGTACCGCTACGTCGCTCACAATGGCGAAATCAACACCGTGCGCGGCAACGAGAACTGGATGCGCGCCCGCGAGTCGCTAATTCGCTCTGGCAAGCTGGGCAACATCGACCGCGCGCTGCCGGTGTGCGACCCCAACGGTTCTGACACTGCGCGTTTCGACGAGGCCCTGGAGTTACTGCATCTCGGTGGTCGTAGTCTCCCGCATGCGGTCATGATGATGGTTCCGCAGGCCTGGGAGCACGACGACAATCTCAGCCCGCAGGTTCGCGCGTTCTACGAGTACCACGCCTGCCTGATGGAGCCGTGGGACGGCCCCGCTGCCATCTGCTTTACCGACGGCCAGGTCATCGGTGCCACCCTGGATCGCAATGGTCTGCGCCCGGGGCGCATCTGGGTGACCGACGAGGGCCTGGTGGTGATGGCCTCCGAAGCTGGTGTCCTGGATATCCCGCCGGAGCAGATTGTGCAGCGCACGCGCGTGCAGCCGGGGCGCATGTTCCTGGTGGACATGAAGGCCGGTCGCATTATTGAGGACAAGGAGATTAAGTCCACGCTGGCCGCCACCGGGCCATACGAGGAATGGATCAAAGAGGGCCTGGTCGACATCACCGACCTGCCACGAGAGCGCTACCAGTACATGCCGCATGCCCGCGCGGTGTTACGACAGCGCGTCTTCGGCATCACCGAAGAAGACGTTGACCTCATCATCCGCCCGATGGCACTCACCGGCGCGGAGGGCCTGGGTTCGATGGGCTCAGACACGCCGATTGCGGCACTGTCCAACCGCCCTCGCATGCTGTTCGACTTCTTCTCGCAGCGGTTCGCGCAGGTTACCAACCCGCCGTTGGACTCGCTGCGCGAAAAGTCCATCACCAGCATGAATACGTTGCTGGGTGCAGAGACCAACATCCTGGAGCCCACCGCCGATGCCGCCCGTCGCATCCGGCTTGAGCATCCAATCCTGGACAACCACGACTTTGTCACCCTGTGCCAGGCGGGCAAGAACGAGGAGTACTCCGAGTTCCGTGCCGAGGTCATCTCTGGCCTGTACCCGGTCGCCCGCGGTGGCCGTGGCCTGCGCAACGCTATCCGTCGTGTTCGCCGTGAGGTCTCTGAGGCCATTGACCGTGGTGCCCGACTGATTGTGCTGTCTGACCGTGAGTCCAACGAGCGCTTTGCCCCCATCCCGTCGCTGCTGCTGACCTCCGCGGTCCACCACCACCTGGTGGAGGAGCGCACTCGCACGCGCGCCAGCCTCATCATTGAGGCTGGCGACGCCCGCGAGGTGCACCACATGGCCATGCTGCTGGGCTTTGGTGCCGATGCCATTAACCCATACATGACTTTCGAAACCATCGATGAGCTGCGCATGAAGGACCAGCTCGGAGCTCTGACGTTGGATCAGGCCTGCTCGAACTACTGCAAGGCTGCCTCCAAGGGCGTGCTGAAGGTCATGTCCAAGATGGGTATCGCCTCACTGCAGTCCTACCGTGGCGCTCAGCTGGCCGACACCGTCGGTCTGTCGCAGGAGTTCCTGGACGAGTACTTCACCGGCGCTGTTTCTCCGCTGGAAGGTATTGGTCTCGACGAGGTCGCAGAAGATGTTGCCGCCCGTCACCGCAGCGCATTCCTGCCGCGTCCGGAAGAGCAGGCACACCGTGAGCTGGATCTCGGCGGCGAGTACAAGTGGCGTCGCGAAGGCGAGTACCACCTATTCAACCCAGAGACAATCTACACGCTGCAGCATGCGACCCGCACTGGTCAGTACGCGGTCTTCCGCGACTACACCAACAAGGTTGATGAGCAGACCAAGCAGCTGGCAACTCTGCGCGGCATGCTCGAGTTCGCCTCAGATCGCGAGCCGATCGACATTGAAGAGGTCGAACCGGTCTCGAGCATCGTCAAGCGTTTCTCCACCGGCGCAATGAGCTATGGCTCCATCTCTGCGGAGGCACATGAGACGCTGGCCATCGCTATGAATCGCCTGGGCGCCATGTCCAACTCCGGCGAGGGCGGCGAGGACCCAGACCGTTTCGAAATGGAGGCCAACGGCGACTGGAAACGCTCTGCCATCAAGCAGGTCGCATCGGGCCGCTTCGGTGTGACCAGCCACTACCTGTCCAACTGCACCGACATCCAGATCAAGATGGCCCAGGGTGCAAAGCCCGGCGAGGGTGGCCAGTTGCCACCGAACAAGGTCTACCCGTGGATCGCGGAAGTCCGCATCACCACCCCGGGCGTGGGTCTGATCTCGCCGCCACCGCACCACGACATCTACTCAATCGAGGATCTGGCACAGCTCATCTACGACCTCAAGAACGCCAATCCGCGCGCCCGCATTCACGTCAAGCTCGTCTCCGAGCAGGGCGTGGGCACCGTCGCCGCTGGTGTCTCGAAGGCGCATGCCGACGTCGTGCTGATCTCCGGCCACGATGGCGGCACTGGTGCCTCGCCACTGACCAGTCTCAAGCACGCCGGCGGTCCGTGGGAGCTGGGGCTCGCTGAAACCCAGCAGACCCTGATGCTCAACGGGCTGCGCGACCGCATCCGCGTGCAGTGCGATGGCCAGCTCAAGACCGGTCGTGATGTCGTGGTCGCGATGTTGCTGGGTGCTGAGGAGTTTGGTTTTGCCACCGCTCCGCTGGTGGTTGAGGGCTGCGTCATGATGCGCGTCTGCCACCTGGACACCTGTCCAGTCGGTATTGCCACCCAGAATCCGAAGTTGCGGAGCAAGTTCACCGGCCGTGCCGAGCACGTGGTCAACTTCTTCACCTTCATCGCCCAGCAGGTCCGTGAATACCTCGCTGAGCTGGGTTTCCGCACCATTGACGAAGCGGTCGGACATGCCGAGTGCCTGCGTCCGCGCAAGGATCTCGACAACCTTCCGCGCGTCGCAAAGCTTGACCTGGAGCGAATCCTGCACGTTGCCGAAAGCCCCTTCTTTGCGGACCAGGATTCCTACTGCACGAAGGCGCAGGACCACGGCCTTGAGGGCGCGTTGGATGAGCGCCTCATCGACGAAGCGCAGCCCGCGCTGCGTACGGCGCGCGCGAATGGGCTGGCGCCGACACCGGTATCGCTGCACCATGCCATCAGCAATGTGAACCGTTCCGTGGGCACGCGCCTGGGGTATGAAGTCACCAAAGTCGCAGGTAAGCAGGGGCTTGCCGACGACTCCATCGTCGTCAACCTGCTCGGTTCCGCCGGTAACTCGCTGGGTGCGTTCCTGCCGGCCGGTGTGACCATCAAGCTGGAGGGCGATGCCAACGACTTCGTCGGCAAGGGCCTGTGCGGTGGCAAGATTGTGGTTCGACCTTCACGTTCGGCCCCGCCGACCGCGGATGTGGCTACCGACACCATTGCCGGCAATGTCATTGGTTTTGGTGCCACCAGCGGTGAGATCTTCGTCCGCGGCACTGTCGGTGAGCGCTTCTGCGTGCGTAACTCCGGTGCCACGGCCGTGGTCGAGGGCATCGGTAACCACGGTTGCGAGTACATGACCGGTGGCCGCGTCGTAGTGGCGGGCCCGGTCGGTCACAACTTCGGCGCCGGTATGAGTGGCGGTATCGCCTACCTGCTGGATAACGAGGCGACGCGGGCGAACATCAACACCGAGTTGGTCGACATCGTGCCTCTCGACGATGAGGACATCAGCTGGCTGGAGGCCACGCTGTCGAAGCACCGCAAGCTCACGGGTTCTAAGACTCGGTTCCCGGCTGCACAGTTCATCAAAATCATGCCGCGTGATTACGCCCGAATTCTCGACGTAGTCGCGAAGGCAAAGGACAACGACGCTGACATCAACGAGGCAATCATGGAGGCAGTAACCAATGGCTGA
- a CDS encoding glutamate synthase subunit beta — protein MADPKGFMKFQREEPAHRPVPLRLMDWKEVYEEASNEQVQQQATRCMDCGVPFCHSACPLGNIIPEWNDLVRQNRWHEAFERLHATNNFPEWTGRLCPAPCEGGCVLGINDDAVTIKNIELAIVERGFDEGWVQPIVPTFDTGQHIAVIGSGPAGLAAAQQLTRAGHDVTVFERDDKIGGLMRYGVPDYKMEQRFLDRRLEQMEIEGTEFRTNVSPTAADLADFDAVVLATGASLARDLPVDGRDLEGIHQAMEYLPGANRVAAGELDTPPIDAKGKKVVVIGGGDTGIDCFGTALRQGAASVTQFDIRPRAPKSRAASTPWPMYPLVWRVATAHEEGEYTITGSEPPEVTEALGLNARVTGETLGKRVFNVNTVSFHGEDGHVTGLSANEVEVIDGKRVPMEDTDFELDADLVLIALGFSGPERGGLSHELGIQFNDRGVMMRDDDYLAVRSDIEQNFDGPVFVAGDNGRGASLIVWAIAEGRACAEAVDQYLMGESNLPRAVEPEDAPIKL, from the coding sequence ATGGCTGATCCGAAGGGTTTCATGAAATTCCAGCGCGAAGAGCCTGCTCATCGCCCGGTTCCGCTGCGTCTGATGGACTGGAAAGAGGTCTATGAGGAGGCTAGCAACGAGCAGGTGCAACAGCAGGCGACCCGCTGTATGGACTGTGGCGTGCCGTTTTGTCACTCGGCCTGCCCGCTGGGCAACATCATTCCGGAGTGGAATGACCTGGTTCGTCAGAACCGCTGGCACGAGGCTTTCGAGCGCTTGCACGCCACCAACAACTTCCCCGAGTGGACCGGTCGCCTGTGCCCGGCTCCGTGCGAGGGCGGTTGTGTGCTCGGCATCAACGACGATGCCGTGACCATTAAGAACATCGAGCTGGCCATCGTTGAACGCGGCTTCGATGAGGGCTGGGTTCAGCCAATTGTGCCGACTTTCGACACCGGCCAGCACATCGCTGTCATCGGCTCCGGGCCAGCGGGCCTTGCTGCAGCACAGCAGCTTACTCGCGCCGGGCATGATGTCACGGTCTTCGAGCGCGACGACAAGATTGGTGGTCTGATGCGCTACGGTGTGCCGGATTACAAGATGGAGCAGCGCTTCCTCGACCGCCGTCTTGAGCAGATGGAGATCGAGGGCACCGAGTTCCGTACCAACGTCTCACCGACAGCTGCTGACCTGGCCGATTTCGACGCAGTTGTGCTGGCTACCGGCGCATCGCTGGCCCGCGACCTGCCCGTCGATGGCCGTGATTTGGAGGGTATTCACCAGGCTATGGAGTACCTGCCGGGAGCCAACCGCGTTGCCGCAGGCGAGCTCGACACCCCGCCGATTGATGCCAAAGGTAAGAAGGTTGTCGTCATCGGTGGTGGCGACACCGGCATTGACTGCTTCGGTACCGCGCTGCGCCAGGGAGCGGCGTCCGTCACGCAGTTCGATATTCGCCCCCGTGCACCGAAGTCCCGTGCGGCGTCGACTCCGTGGCCGATGTACCCGCTGGTCTGGCGCGTGGCGACTGCTCACGAAGAAGGTGAGTACACCATCACCGGTTCCGAACCGCCAGAGGTTACCGAGGCGCTCGGCCTTAACGCTCGCGTCACCGGCGAGACCCTGGGCAAGCGCGTCTTCAACGTCAACACCGTCTCCTTCCACGGCGAGGACGGTCACGTGACCGGCCTGTCCGCCAACGAGGTCGAGGTCATCGATGGCAAGCGTGTGCCTATGGAGGATACGGATTTCGAACTCGATGCCGACCTAGTTCTCATCGCGCTGGGCTTCTCCGGTCCGGAGCGCGGTGGTCTGTCGCATGAGCTGGGGATTCAGTTCAACGATCGCGGTGTGATGATGCGTGACGACGACTACCTCGCCGTGCGCAGCGACATCGAGCAGAACTTCGACGGTCCCGTGTTCGTGGCCGGTGACAATGGCCGTGGTGCCAGTTTGATTGTGTGGGCTATCGCCGAAGGCCGCGCCTGCGCCGAGGCCGTGGACCAGTACCTGATGGGCGAGTCCAATCTGCCGCGCGCTGTCGAGCCGGAGGATGCTCCAATTAAGTTGTAA
- a CDS encoding acyl-CoA synthetase — protein MAAEMKAPQVPLGLQIKAFAQSIPPLLRTGALYMTPKTAPKVLDYLRRLKFSVASLISMGALRYPDRLALVDDDGELTYSQLLDNAHALARALMDRGMTQKSSFGVIARNGRGIILPMAIKGFIGSEIMLMNIGSGPTQIRGVVDQNKAKFLFVDDEFLGNLPEDLDDVTVVITSVTKPETRKNAGKNFVFMEDLIEEGRTSNAKLDPKPEQGRIIIMSSGTTGIPKGVLRNEPKTPATVGAIADRIPWRRNMVIHQSASMFHAWGWANVLIGMATGSTIVTMRVFDPKKAVDQCEQYGCNGMISAAFFLRQIKDVLDEEPNRKIGPFRFIVSSGNAIPGWLVSALTHRFGPVICNFYGSTEAGLCSIASGADLAARPDSAGRPAIGAKVRILGDDGKEVEPGEVGMIHTAQELSFIGYLNKKDKFTTVDGLFQIGDLGRIDQDGYLYICGRSDDMVIKGGENVFPREVEEILGPVPGIADVFCHGSNENDEIFADLFLYVVRENNEAGKNLTEDMLREYVRETLAEHSTPDRVFFVDSLPRNAIGKVVPREVKAMHERLNLDAQ, from the coding sequence ATGGCAGCTGAAATGAAGGCTCCGCAAGTACCACTTGGGCTGCAAATCAAGGCTTTTGCCCAGTCGATTCCACCGCTCCTGCGTACCGGCGCCCTGTACATGACTCCGAAGACGGCGCCGAAGGTCCTCGATTACCTGCGTCGCCTGAAGTTCTCCGTCGCCAGCCTGATTTCCATGGGTGCGCTGCGCTACCCGGATCGCCTCGCCCTTGTCGATGATGACGGCGAACTGACCTATTCTCAGCTGCTGGACAACGCCCACGCCCTGGCTCGTGCCTTGATGGACCGTGGCATGACTCAGAAGTCCAGCTTCGGTGTTATCGCACGTAACGGCCGCGGCATTATTCTGCCGATGGCTATCAAGGGCTTCATCGGCTCCGAAATTATGCTGATGAACATCGGCTCCGGCCCGACTCAGATTCGCGGCGTCGTTGACCAGAATAAGGCCAAGTTCCTGTTCGTCGATGACGAGTTCCTGGGCAACCTGCCAGAAGACCTCGACGATGTCACCGTCGTTATTACCTCCGTGACCAAGCCGGAGACCCGCAAGAACGCGGGCAAGAACTTCGTGTTCATGGAAGACCTCATTGAAGAAGGTCGTACATCGAACGCCAAGCTAGATCCGAAGCCGGAGCAGGGACGCATCATCATCATGTCCTCCGGCACCACCGGCATCCCGAAGGGTGTCCTGCGCAATGAGCCCAAGACACCGGCAACCGTGGGTGCAATCGCCGATCGTATTCCGTGGCGCCGCAACATGGTCATTCACCAGTCCGCATCCATGTTCCACGCCTGGGGCTGGGCAAATGTGCTGATTGGCATGGCTACCGGCTCCACCATTGTCACCATGCGTGTCTTCGACCCGAAGAAGGCTGTTGACCAGTGTGAACAGTACGGCTGTAACGGCATGATTTCCGCGGCCTTCTTCCTGCGCCAGATCAAGGATGTTCTGGATGAGGAGCCGAACCGCAAGATTGGCCCGTTCCGCTTCATTGTCTCCTCTGGTAACGCCATCCCGGGCTGGCTCGTCTCCGCGCTGACTCACCGCTTCGGTCCGGTTATCTGTAACTTCTACGGCTCCACCGAGGCCGGCCTGTGCTCCATCGCATCCGGCGCGGACCTCGCAGCCCGCCCGGACTCCGCAGGTCGCCCGGCAATTGGCGCCAAGGTTCGCATCCTGGGGGACGACGGCAAGGAAGTCGAGCCGGGTGAGGTTGGCATGATCCACACCGCTCAGGAGCTCTCCTTCATCGGTTACCTGAACAAGAAGGACAAGTTCACCACCGTCGATGGCCTGTTCCAGATCGGTGACCTCGGCCGTATCGACCAGGACGGCTACCTGTACATCTGTGGTCGCTCCGACGACATGGTGATCAAGGGCGGCGAGAACGTCTTCCCACGCGAGGTCGAAGAAATTCTCGGCCCGGTGCCGGGCATCGCCGACGTCTTCTGCCACGGCAGCAACGAAAACGACGAGATTTTCGCTGACCTGTTCCTCTACGTTGTCCGCGAGAACAATGAGGCCGGCAAGAACCTCACCGAGGACATGCTGCGCGAGTACGTCCGTGAAACTCTGGCCGAGCACTCCACTCCGGACCGCGTCTTCTTCGTCGACTCCCTGCCGCGCAACGCCATCGGCAAGGTTGTTCCGCGCGAGGTCAAGGCAATGCACGAGCGCCTGAACCTGGACGCTCAGTAA